A stretch of the Ptiloglossa arizonensis isolate GNS036 chromosome 1, iyPtiAriz1_principal, whole genome shotgun sequence genome encodes the following:
- the Srrm1 gene encoding serine-arginine repetitive matrix 1 isoform X2, translating into MMYTGTTASQDTRFSDKEKKLLKQMKFGDSLTQKVDMSKVKLDVIKPWITTKITQILGMEDDVVVEFVYNQLEEKFPDPRKMQINLTGFLNGRNARSFMGELWDLLVSAQESVTGIPEAFLQQKKDQIKKRLEEQEKLQASLAEKEKEKEREKEKDEAESKIKKEDKERGSSKERRRDRSRDRDRDRSKRSRSRDRHRDRDRSSRKRRSSSRSPSKNSLKDNGKDMSEAKVEREDSPQPENAIPLMPIKTKPEAAVAISRLQAKLMSIADGKKKNNRTPSPESLDKAKKSRSRSKSPISRSKKSRSKSPSRDSKTRRSRSPASKPRRSRSKSRSRRSRSRSKSRRSKSRSQDRSKSRRTKSKSPRSRSRSRSRSKKSRSKSNDRSKSRKSRSDSSDSRSSKSRSKSPDKRKDNLDSNRKRDASTSSSSESEEEKGAKDKNDFEIRKKKDGVQAKRSYRKTNKDDSGSESDSSRERKSVPKRRSPTPRKDRGRSKDRDRSRDRSRDRSRDRSRDRSRDRNRRSIDRERERRRERERERERERLDRYSGSRSMRPPSVRRAPSRRRSPPRRSPARYRRRSPSPGDRRRRRSLDRRRRSSERRDRRRSPDRRDSRRRSPDGRDRSLRYDRSSSRDRSSRRDRSRDRRDRDRRSRSKDRRSRSKDHRSSADRSRDEKRSPDRSKDAKDKTKDKKVDEKIKKSADTGSRKELRNGRSKSSSSESSESSSSSNEDEAIRKSLERKSSQEKRDREREREHVDDKRKEKEKTVKEEPIKRPEKDAKKTEPTSIKKQEPSVSPKKLQPTVLPVTRHRFSKSLSRTPSPFKKTEDIIAAVKVKQPLKEDNKEESPKEESSFSSGDTFPLKKDDKSLKSIKTVVEEKKSGQKTSEPILLKKPVEAIKKSKREKRDGSTDSNDSESEGKKKPRKVEKSRKSRKASTDDEKSDKGASSSDSEEERKHAEKSKKIRESSRGDSLDERTKDRKDSRKREINENESRKRSKKDLEEETKKSKRSRKDSSSGDEDQKTKRGKSEDDRSRSRKSKKDSSSDDEPKKTRKRRDSSSEDEKSRTRKSRKDSTSEDEGKIRLKKSKRDSSTDDDEVGEKDAKKKRKADDSSDEEKVKKKRKKKTKTSTSESEESEVEEKKKKKDKKHKKHKKHKKHRKHKKKKVADSDESDVSEGNTEELEKKLREKALKSMKKGHSIERSD; encoded by the exons ATGATGTATACG GGGACTACCGCGTCGCAGGACACGAGGTTCAGCGATAAGGAAAAGAAGCTTCTTAAGCAAATGAAATTTGGAGATTCGCTCACGCAGAAG GTGGATATGAGCAAAGTTAAGCTCGATGTCATTAAGCCATGGATTACTACGAAGATTACACAAATTTTAGGCATGGAGGACGATGTAGTGGTAGAATTTGTGTATAATCAACTGGAAGAAAAG TTTCCGGATCCCCGAAAAATGCAGATCAACCTCACGGGCTTTCTGAATGGCAGAAATGCCCGATCTTTCATGGGTGAATTATGGGATCTTCTGGTCTCTGCTCAAGAAAGTGTAACGGGCATTCCAGAAGCTTTCTTGCAACAAAAGAAAGATCAAATTAAAAAACGTTTG GAGGAGCAAGAGAAGCTCCAAGCTTCTTTAGcggagaaagagaaggaaaaggaGAGGGAGAAGGAAAAGGATGAAgcagaaagtaaaataaaaaaggaagacAAAGAACGTGGTTCATCGAAGGAGCGCAGGAGAGATAGAAGTAGAGATCGCGATAGGGACAG AAGTAAGAGAAGTCGATCGAGAGATCGACACAGAGACCGCGATAGATCGAGTCGTAAACGACGATCATCTTCAAGATCGCCTAGCAAAAATTCTCTTAAAGATAACGGGAAGGATATGTCGGAAGCTAAAGTAGAACGGGAGGACTCACCTCAACCTGAAAATGCTATTCCTCTCATGCCCATTAAAACTAAACC GGAAGCTGCtgtcgcaatatctcgattacAAGCTAAACTAATGAGCATAGccgatggaaaaaagaaaaataatcgtacTCCATCTCCCGAGTCATTGGATAAAGCAAAGAAATCTAGATCCAGATCGAAGTCCCCTATAAGTCGCTCTAAGAAATCTAGATCTAAATCTCCGAGTCGGGATTCGAAAACACGACGGTCTCGGTCGCCCGCGTCGAAACCTAGGCGATCTCGTTCTAAATCAAGATCAAGACGATCGAGATCTAGATCCAAATCTAGAAGATCGAAATCCAGGTCGCAGGATCGCTCGAAATCGAGACGCACGAAATCAAAGTCACCGAGGTCGCGCTCGCGATCCCGTTCGCGATCTAAAAAGTCAAGATCAAAAAGCAATGACAGAAGTAAGTCTAGAAAATCAAGGTCCGATTCGAGCGATTCCAGATCATCGAAGTCGCGGTCGAAATCACCCGATAAGAGAAAGGATAATCTCGATTCCAACAGGAAAAGAGATGCGAGCACAAGCAGTAGCTCTGAGTCAGAGGAAGAGAAAGGGGCGAAGGACAAGAATGATTTCGAAATTAGAAAGAAGAAGGATGGTGTGCAGGCCAAAAGATCGTACAGAAAGACGAACAAAGATGACAGTGGTAGCGAAAGTGACTCGAGTCGGGAAAGGAAATCTGTGCCTAAACGAAGAAGTCCTACCCCTCGGAAAGACAGAGGTCGATCCAAGGACAGAGACAGATCGCGAGATAGGTCACGGGATAGGTCGCGAGATAGATCACGTGATCGATCGCGTGATAGGAACAGAAG ATCCATAGatagagaacgagaaagaagacGAGAACGCGAACGGgaaagagagcgagaaagaCTAGATAGATATAGCGGTAGTCGCAGTATGCGACCACCATCAGTGCGCAGAGCACCCAGTAGACGAAG GAGTCCTCCTCGTAGAAGCCCTGCAAGATATCGTCGCAGATCACCCAGTCCCGGTGATAGACGCAGAAGAAGATCTCTCGATCGCAGACGAAGATCGTCGGAGAGGCGAGACAGACGTCGATCTCCAGATCGTCGCGACAGCAGACGTCGTTCGCCAGACGGACGGGACCGATCCCTCAGGTACGATAGATCTTCCTCTCGCGACAGATCGAGTAGGCGAGACCGTTCCAGAGACAGAAGAGATAGAGATCGAAGATCTAGATCTAAGGATCGTAGATCAAGATCGAAAGATCACAGATCGTCGGCGGATCGTTCAAGAGATGAAAAGCGATCTCCCGATCGCTCAAAGGATGCTAAGGACAAGACGAAGGATAAGAAGGTGgacgagaaaattaaaaagtcaGCTGACACAGGATCgcgaaaagaattgcgaaatggAAGGTCTAAGTCAAGTAGCTCGGAAAGTAGCGAAAGTAGTTCCTCTAGCAATGAGGATGAAGCGATCAG AAAATCACTTGAGCGGAAATCGTCTCAAGAGAAACGAGATCGTGAAAGGGAACGGGAGCACGTGGACGACAAAcgtaaagaaaaagagaagactGTCAAAGAAGAACCGATCAAACGACCTGAGAAGGATGCGAAAAAAACTGAACCAACGTCCATCAAGAAACAAGAACCTAGTGTTTCTCCCAAGAAACTTCAACCTACTGTGCTTCCTGTAACTAGGCACAGA TTTTCAAAGAGCTTATCCCGAACGCCTTCACCGTTTAAAAAGACTGAAGATATCATAGCTGCAGTTAAAGTTAAACAGCCTTTAAA AGAAGATAATAAAGAAGAATCACCCAAGGAAGAGTCAAGTTTCTCGTCTGGAGATACTTTCCCGTTAAAAAAGGACGATAAATCGTTGAAATCAATTAAGACGGTGGTAGAAGAAAAGAAGTCGGGCCAAAAGACGTCGGAACCAATCTTGTTGAAAAAGCCTGTAGAGGCGATTAAAAAATCAAAGAGAGAAAAACGTGATGGTTCTACAGACTCGAATGACAGTGAAAGTGAAG GTAAGAAAAAACctcggaaagtagaaaagtCTAGGAAATCTAGGAAAGCTTCTACGGACGACGAGAAATCAGACAAAGGTGCTTCTAGCTCAGATTCCGAAGAGGAGAGAAAACATGcggaaaaaagtaaaaagatCAGAGAGTCGAGCCGAGGAG ATTCGCTAGATGAACGTACAAAGGACAGAAAAGATAGTAGGAAACGGGAAATCAATGAAAACGAGTCTCGCAAACGGTCGAAGAAAGATTTAgaagaagaaaccaagaaatcgaAAAGATCTAGAAAGGATTCTTCTTCCGGTGATGAAGATCAAAAAACAAAAAGAGGTAAAAGCGAAGATGACAGATCCAGATCACGGAAGTCTAAAAAAGATTCAAGTTCAGATGATGAACCGAAGAAGACACGGAAACGAAGAGATAGCTCTTCAGAAGACGAAAAATCAAGgacaaggaaatcgagaaaagacTCTACAAGCGAAGATGAAGGAAAAATACGGCTAAAAAAATCTAAACGAGATTCGAGTACAGACGATGATGAAGTAGGTGAGAAAGATgcaaagaaaaagaggaaagcAGATGACAGTTCAGATGAAGAAAAAGTGAAGAAAAAACGTAAAAAGAAGACTAAAACTAGTACAAGTGAATCAGAG GAAAGCGAAgtagaggaaaagaaaaaaaagaaggataaAAAACATAAGAAACACAAGAAGCATAAGAAACATAGAAAACACAAAAAGAAGAAGGTTGCAGACTCTGATGAATCTGATGTAAGTGAAGGTAATACTGAAGAACTGGAGAAAAAATTGCGAGAAAAAGCATTGAAATCAATGAAAAAAGGACACAGTATAGAAAGAAGTGATTAA
- the Srrm1 gene encoding serine-arginine repetitive matrix 1 isoform X4, whose product MMYTGTTASQDTRFSDKEKKLLKQMKFGDSLTQKVDMSKVKLDVIKPWITTKITQILGMEDDVVVEFVYNQLEEKFPDPRKMQINLTGFLNGRNARSFMGELWDLLVSAQESVTGIPEAFLQQKKDQIKKRLEEQEKLQASLAEKEKEKEREKEKDEAESKIKKEDKERGSSKERRRDRSRDRDRDRSKRSRSRDRHRDRDRSSRKRRSSSRSPSKNSLKDNGKDMSEAKVEREDSPQPENAIPLMPIKTKPEAAVAISRLQAKLMSIADGKKKNNRTPSPESLDKAKKSRSRSKSPISRSKKSRSKSPSRDSKTRRSRSPASKPRRSRSKSRSRRSRSRSKSRRSKSRSQDRSKSRRTKSKSPRSRSRSRSRSKKSRSKSNDRSKSRKSRSDSSDSRSSKSRSKSPDKRKDNLDSNRKRDASTSSSSESEEEKGAKDKNDFEIRKKKDGVQAKRSYRKTNKDDSGSESDSSRERKSVPKRRSPTPRKDRGRSKDRDRSRDRSRDRSRDRSRDRSRDRNRRRSIDRERERRRERERERERERLDRYSGSRSMRPPSVRRAPSRRRSPPRRSPARYRRRSPSPGDRRRRRSLDRRRRSSERRDRRRSPDRRDSRRRSPDGRDRSLRKSLERKSSQEKRDREREREHVDDKRKEKEKTVKEEPIKRPEKDAKKTEPTSIKKQEPSVSPKKLQPTVLPVTRHRFSKSLSRTPSPFKKTEDIIAAVKVKQPLKEDNKEESPKEESSFSSGDTFPLKKDDKSLKSIKTVVEEKKSGQKTSEPILLKKPVEAIKKSKREKRDGSTDSNDSESEGKKKPRKVEKSRKSRKASTDDEKSDKGASSSDSEEERKHAEKSKKIRESSRGDSLDERTKDRKDSRKREINENESRKRSKKDLEEETKKSKRSRKDSSSGDEDQKTKRGKSEDDRSRSRKSKKDSSSDDEPKKTRKRRDSSSEDEKSRTRKSRKDSTSEDEGKIRLKKSKRDSSTDDDEVGEKDAKKKRKADDSSDEEKVKKKRKKKTKTSTSESEESEVEEKKKKKDKKHKKHKKHKKHRKHKKKKVADSDESDVSEGNTEELEKKLREKALKSMKKGHSIERSD is encoded by the exons ATGATGTATACG GGGACTACCGCGTCGCAGGACACGAGGTTCAGCGATAAGGAAAAGAAGCTTCTTAAGCAAATGAAATTTGGAGATTCGCTCACGCAGAAG GTGGATATGAGCAAAGTTAAGCTCGATGTCATTAAGCCATGGATTACTACGAAGATTACACAAATTTTAGGCATGGAGGACGATGTAGTGGTAGAATTTGTGTATAATCAACTGGAAGAAAAG TTTCCGGATCCCCGAAAAATGCAGATCAACCTCACGGGCTTTCTGAATGGCAGAAATGCCCGATCTTTCATGGGTGAATTATGGGATCTTCTGGTCTCTGCTCAAGAAAGTGTAACGGGCATTCCAGAAGCTTTCTTGCAACAAAAGAAAGATCAAATTAAAAAACGTTTG GAGGAGCAAGAGAAGCTCCAAGCTTCTTTAGcggagaaagagaaggaaaaggaGAGGGAGAAGGAAAAGGATGAAgcagaaagtaaaataaaaaaggaagacAAAGAACGTGGTTCATCGAAGGAGCGCAGGAGAGATAGAAGTAGAGATCGCGATAGGGACAG AAGTAAGAGAAGTCGATCGAGAGATCGACACAGAGACCGCGATAGATCGAGTCGTAAACGACGATCATCTTCAAGATCGCCTAGCAAAAATTCTCTTAAAGATAACGGGAAGGATATGTCGGAAGCTAAAGTAGAACGGGAGGACTCACCTCAACCTGAAAATGCTATTCCTCTCATGCCCATTAAAACTAAACC GGAAGCTGCtgtcgcaatatctcgattacAAGCTAAACTAATGAGCATAGccgatggaaaaaagaaaaataatcgtacTCCATCTCCCGAGTCATTGGATAAAGCAAAGAAATCTAGATCCAGATCGAAGTCCCCTATAAGTCGCTCTAAGAAATCTAGATCTAAATCTCCGAGTCGGGATTCGAAAACACGACGGTCTCGGTCGCCCGCGTCGAAACCTAGGCGATCTCGTTCTAAATCAAGATCAAGACGATCGAGATCTAGATCCAAATCTAGAAGATCGAAATCCAGGTCGCAGGATCGCTCGAAATCGAGACGCACGAAATCAAAGTCACCGAGGTCGCGCTCGCGATCCCGTTCGCGATCTAAAAAGTCAAGATCAAAAAGCAATGACAGAAGTAAGTCTAGAAAATCAAGGTCCGATTCGAGCGATTCCAGATCATCGAAGTCGCGGTCGAAATCACCCGATAAGAGAAAGGATAATCTCGATTCCAACAGGAAAAGAGATGCGAGCACAAGCAGTAGCTCTGAGTCAGAGGAAGAGAAAGGGGCGAAGGACAAGAATGATTTCGAAATTAGAAAGAAGAAGGATGGTGTGCAGGCCAAAAGATCGTACAGAAAGACGAACAAAGATGACAGTGGTAGCGAAAGTGACTCGAGTCGGGAAAGGAAATCTGTGCCTAAACGAAGAAGTCCTACCCCTCGGAAAGACAGAGGTCGATCCAAGGACAGAGACAGATCGCGAGATAGGTCACGGGATAGGTCGCGAGATAGATCACGTGATCGATCGCGTGATAGGAACAGAAG AAGATCCATAGatagagaacgagaaagaagacGAGAACGCGAACGGgaaagagagcgagaaagaCTAGATAGATATAGCGGTAGTCGCAGTATGCGACCACCATCAGTGCGCAGAGCACCCAGTAGACGAAG GAGTCCTCCTCGTAGAAGCCCTGCAAGATATCGTCGCAGATCACCCAGTCCCGGTGATAGACGCAGAAGAAGATCTCTCGATCGCAGACGAAGATCGTCGGAGAGGCGAGACAGACGTCGATCTCCAGATCGTCGCGACAGCAGACGTCGTTCGCCAGACGGACGGGACCGATCCCTCAG AAAATCACTTGAGCGGAAATCGTCTCAAGAGAAACGAGATCGTGAAAGGGAACGGGAGCACGTGGACGACAAAcgtaaagaaaaagagaagactGTCAAAGAAGAACCGATCAAACGACCTGAGAAGGATGCGAAAAAAACTGAACCAACGTCCATCAAGAAACAAGAACCTAGTGTTTCTCCCAAGAAACTTCAACCTACTGTGCTTCCTGTAACTAGGCACAGA TTTTCAAAGAGCTTATCCCGAACGCCTTCACCGTTTAAAAAGACTGAAGATATCATAGCTGCAGTTAAAGTTAAACAGCCTTTAAA AGAAGATAATAAAGAAGAATCACCCAAGGAAGAGTCAAGTTTCTCGTCTGGAGATACTTTCCCGTTAAAAAAGGACGATAAATCGTTGAAATCAATTAAGACGGTGGTAGAAGAAAAGAAGTCGGGCCAAAAGACGTCGGAACCAATCTTGTTGAAAAAGCCTGTAGAGGCGATTAAAAAATCAAAGAGAGAAAAACGTGATGGTTCTACAGACTCGAATGACAGTGAAAGTGAAG GTAAGAAAAAACctcggaaagtagaaaagtCTAGGAAATCTAGGAAAGCTTCTACGGACGACGAGAAATCAGACAAAGGTGCTTCTAGCTCAGATTCCGAAGAGGAGAGAAAACATGcggaaaaaagtaaaaagatCAGAGAGTCGAGCCGAGGAG ATTCGCTAGATGAACGTACAAAGGACAGAAAAGATAGTAGGAAACGGGAAATCAATGAAAACGAGTCTCGCAAACGGTCGAAGAAAGATTTAgaagaagaaaccaagaaatcgaAAAGATCTAGAAAGGATTCTTCTTCCGGTGATGAAGATCAAAAAACAAAAAGAGGTAAAAGCGAAGATGACAGATCCAGATCACGGAAGTCTAAAAAAGATTCAAGTTCAGATGATGAACCGAAGAAGACACGGAAACGAAGAGATAGCTCTTCAGAAGACGAAAAATCAAGgacaaggaaatcgagaaaagacTCTACAAGCGAAGATGAAGGAAAAATACGGCTAAAAAAATCTAAACGAGATTCGAGTACAGACGATGATGAAGTAGGTGAGAAAGATgcaaagaaaaagaggaaagcAGATGACAGTTCAGATGAAGAAAAAGTGAAGAAAAAACGTAAAAAGAAGACTAAAACTAGTACAAGTGAATCAGAG GAAAGCGAAgtagaggaaaagaaaaaaaagaaggataaAAAACATAAGAAACACAAGAAGCATAAGAAACATAGAAAACACAAAAAGAAGAAGGTTGCAGACTCTGATGAATCTGATGTAAGTGAAGGTAATACTGAAGAACTGGAGAAAAAATTGCGAGAAAAAGCATTGAAATCAATGAAAAAAGGACACAGTATAGAAAGAAGTGATTAA
- the Srrm1 gene encoding serine-arginine repetitive matrix 1 isoform X1 produces MMYTGTTASQDTRFSDKEKKLLKQMKFGDSLTQKVDMSKVKLDVIKPWITTKITQILGMEDDVVVEFVYNQLEEKFPDPRKMQINLTGFLNGRNARSFMGELWDLLVSAQESVTGIPEAFLQQKKDQIKKRLEEQEKLQASLAEKEKEKEREKEKDEAESKIKKEDKERGSSKERRRDRSRDRDRDRSKRSRSRDRHRDRDRSSRKRRSSSRSPSKNSLKDNGKDMSEAKVEREDSPQPENAIPLMPIKTKPEAAVAISRLQAKLMSIADGKKKNNRTPSPESLDKAKKSRSRSKSPISRSKKSRSKSPSRDSKTRRSRSPASKPRRSRSKSRSRRSRSRSKSRRSKSRSQDRSKSRRTKSKSPRSRSRSRSRSKKSRSKSNDRSKSRKSRSDSSDSRSSKSRSKSPDKRKDNLDSNRKRDASTSSSSESEEEKGAKDKNDFEIRKKKDGVQAKRSYRKTNKDDSGSESDSSRERKSVPKRRSPTPRKDRGRSKDRDRSRDRSRDRSRDRSRDRSRDRNRRRSIDRERERRRERERERERERLDRYSGSRSMRPPSVRRAPSRRRSPPRRSPARYRRRSPSPGDRRRRRSLDRRRRSSERRDRRRSPDRRDSRRRSPDGRDRSLRYDRSSSRDRSSRRDRSRDRRDRDRRSRSKDRRSRSKDHRSSADRSRDEKRSPDRSKDAKDKTKDKKVDEKIKKSADTGSRKELRNGRSKSSSSESSESSSSSNEDEAIRKSLERKSSQEKRDREREREHVDDKRKEKEKTVKEEPIKRPEKDAKKTEPTSIKKQEPSVSPKKLQPTVLPVTRHRFSKSLSRTPSPFKKTEDIIAAVKVKQPLKEDNKEESPKEESSFSSGDTFPLKKDDKSLKSIKTVVEEKKSGQKTSEPILLKKPVEAIKKSKREKRDGSTDSNDSESEGKKKPRKVEKSRKSRKASTDDEKSDKGASSSDSEEERKHAEKSKKIRESSRGDSLDERTKDRKDSRKREINENESRKRSKKDLEEETKKSKRSRKDSSSGDEDQKTKRGKSEDDRSRSRKSKKDSSSDDEPKKTRKRRDSSSEDEKSRTRKSRKDSTSEDEGKIRLKKSKRDSSTDDDEVGEKDAKKKRKADDSSDEEKVKKKRKKKTKTSTSESEESEVEEKKKKKDKKHKKHKKHKKHRKHKKKKVADSDESDVSEGNTEELEKKLREKALKSMKKGHSIERSD; encoded by the exons ATGATGTATACG GGGACTACCGCGTCGCAGGACACGAGGTTCAGCGATAAGGAAAAGAAGCTTCTTAAGCAAATGAAATTTGGAGATTCGCTCACGCAGAAG GTGGATATGAGCAAAGTTAAGCTCGATGTCATTAAGCCATGGATTACTACGAAGATTACACAAATTTTAGGCATGGAGGACGATGTAGTGGTAGAATTTGTGTATAATCAACTGGAAGAAAAG TTTCCGGATCCCCGAAAAATGCAGATCAACCTCACGGGCTTTCTGAATGGCAGAAATGCCCGATCTTTCATGGGTGAATTATGGGATCTTCTGGTCTCTGCTCAAGAAAGTGTAACGGGCATTCCAGAAGCTTTCTTGCAACAAAAGAAAGATCAAATTAAAAAACGTTTG GAGGAGCAAGAGAAGCTCCAAGCTTCTTTAGcggagaaagagaaggaaaaggaGAGGGAGAAGGAAAAGGATGAAgcagaaagtaaaataaaaaaggaagacAAAGAACGTGGTTCATCGAAGGAGCGCAGGAGAGATAGAAGTAGAGATCGCGATAGGGACAG AAGTAAGAGAAGTCGATCGAGAGATCGACACAGAGACCGCGATAGATCGAGTCGTAAACGACGATCATCTTCAAGATCGCCTAGCAAAAATTCTCTTAAAGATAACGGGAAGGATATGTCGGAAGCTAAAGTAGAACGGGAGGACTCACCTCAACCTGAAAATGCTATTCCTCTCATGCCCATTAAAACTAAACC GGAAGCTGCtgtcgcaatatctcgattacAAGCTAAACTAATGAGCATAGccgatggaaaaaagaaaaataatcgtacTCCATCTCCCGAGTCATTGGATAAAGCAAAGAAATCTAGATCCAGATCGAAGTCCCCTATAAGTCGCTCTAAGAAATCTAGATCTAAATCTCCGAGTCGGGATTCGAAAACACGACGGTCTCGGTCGCCCGCGTCGAAACCTAGGCGATCTCGTTCTAAATCAAGATCAAGACGATCGAGATCTAGATCCAAATCTAGAAGATCGAAATCCAGGTCGCAGGATCGCTCGAAATCGAGACGCACGAAATCAAAGTCACCGAGGTCGCGCTCGCGATCCCGTTCGCGATCTAAAAAGTCAAGATCAAAAAGCAATGACAGAAGTAAGTCTAGAAAATCAAGGTCCGATTCGAGCGATTCCAGATCATCGAAGTCGCGGTCGAAATCACCCGATAAGAGAAAGGATAATCTCGATTCCAACAGGAAAAGAGATGCGAGCACAAGCAGTAGCTCTGAGTCAGAGGAAGAGAAAGGGGCGAAGGACAAGAATGATTTCGAAATTAGAAAGAAGAAGGATGGTGTGCAGGCCAAAAGATCGTACAGAAAGACGAACAAAGATGACAGTGGTAGCGAAAGTGACTCGAGTCGGGAAAGGAAATCTGTGCCTAAACGAAGAAGTCCTACCCCTCGGAAAGACAGAGGTCGATCCAAGGACAGAGACAGATCGCGAGATAGGTCACGGGATAGGTCGCGAGATAGATCACGTGATCGATCGCGTGATAGGAACAGAAG AAGATCCATAGatagagaacgagaaagaagacGAGAACGCGAACGGgaaagagagcgagaaagaCTAGATAGATATAGCGGTAGTCGCAGTATGCGACCACCATCAGTGCGCAGAGCACCCAGTAGACGAAG GAGTCCTCCTCGTAGAAGCCCTGCAAGATATCGTCGCAGATCACCCAGTCCCGGTGATAGACGCAGAAGAAGATCTCTCGATCGCAGACGAAGATCGTCGGAGAGGCGAGACAGACGTCGATCTCCAGATCGTCGCGACAGCAGACGTCGTTCGCCAGACGGACGGGACCGATCCCTCAGGTACGATAGATCTTCCTCTCGCGACAGATCGAGTAGGCGAGACCGTTCCAGAGACAGAAGAGATAGAGATCGAAGATCTAGATCTAAGGATCGTAGATCAAGATCGAAAGATCACAGATCGTCGGCGGATCGTTCAAGAGATGAAAAGCGATCTCCCGATCGCTCAAAGGATGCTAAGGACAAGACGAAGGATAAGAAGGTGgacgagaaaattaaaaagtcaGCTGACACAGGATCgcgaaaagaattgcgaaatggAAGGTCTAAGTCAAGTAGCTCGGAAAGTAGCGAAAGTAGTTCCTCTAGCAATGAGGATGAAGCGATCAG AAAATCACTTGAGCGGAAATCGTCTCAAGAGAAACGAGATCGTGAAAGGGAACGGGAGCACGTGGACGACAAAcgtaaagaaaaagagaagactGTCAAAGAAGAACCGATCAAACGACCTGAGAAGGATGCGAAAAAAACTGAACCAACGTCCATCAAGAAACAAGAACCTAGTGTTTCTCCCAAGAAACTTCAACCTACTGTGCTTCCTGTAACTAGGCACAGA TTTTCAAAGAGCTTATCCCGAACGCCTTCACCGTTTAAAAAGACTGAAGATATCATAGCTGCAGTTAAAGTTAAACAGCCTTTAAA AGAAGATAATAAAGAAGAATCACCCAAGGAAGAGTCAAGTTTCTCGTCTGGAGATACTTTCCCGTTAAAAAAGGACGATAAATCGTTGAAATCAATTAAGACGGTGGTAGAAGAAAAGAAGTCGGGCCAAAAGACGTCGGAACCAATCTTGTTGAAAAAGCCTGTAGAGGCGATTAAAAAATCAAAGAGAGAAAAACGTGATGGTTCTACAGACTCGAATGACAGTGAAAGTGAAG GTAAGAAAAAACctcggaaagtagaaaagtCTAGGAAATCTAGGAAAGCTTCTACGGACGACGAGAAATCAGACAAAGGTGCTTCTAGCTCAGATTCCGAAGAGGAGAGAAAACATGcggaaaaaagtaaaaagatCAGAGAGTCGAGCCGAGGAG ATTCGCTAGATGAACGTACAAAGGACAGAAAAGATAGTAGGAAACGGGAAATCAATGAAAACGAGTCTCGCAAACGGTCGAAGAAAGATTTAgaagaagaaaccaagaaatcgaAAAGATCTAGAAAGGATTCTTCTTCCGGTGATGAAGATCAAAAAACAAAAAGAGGTAAAAGCGAAGATGACAGATCCAGATCACGGAAGTCTAAAAAAGATTCAAGTTCAGATGATGAACCGAAGAAGACACGGAAACGAAGAGATAGCTCTTCAGAAGACGAAAAATCAAGgacaaggaaatcgagaaaagacTCTACAAGCGAAGATGAAGGAAAAATACGGCTAAAAAAATCTAAACGAGATTCGAGTACAGACGATGATGAAGTAGGTGAGAAAGATgcaaagaaaaagaggaaagcAGATGACAGTTCAGATGAAGAAAAAGTGAAGAAAAAACGTAAAAAGAAGACTAAAACTAGTACAAGTGAATCAGAG GAAAGCGAAgtagaggaaaagaaaaaaaagaaggataaAAAACATAAGAAACACAAGAAGCATAAGAAACATAGAAAACACAAAAAGAAGAAGGTTGCAGACTCTGATGAATCTGATGTAAGTGAAGGTAATACTGAAGAACTGGAGAAAAAATTGCGAGAAAAAGCATTGAAATCAATGAAAAAAGGACACAGTATAGAAAGAAGTGATTAA